From Prosthecobacter sp., the proteins below share one genomic window:
- the panC gene encoding pantoate--beta-alanine ligase, with translation MNVINNVRQLRSWSTINKGTRCVFVPTMGALHEGHAALVRAAREIAGPNGNVAVSLFVNPLQFGPGEDFAKYPRTLIEDLGLCRDNGADMIFAPKADEIYPSDRSIVLHETSLSLALCGTSRPGHFDGVCTVVAKLFNLVQCDDAVFGKKDYQQFAIIRRLVRDLDFNVVLHAIDTVREADGLAMSSRNRYLNPEERAQAPALRAALVAARDSWKNGEREPAALQKLITNHIQQHAPLGRIDYVSAVDATTLQPVSSTTELVVIAVAVFFGSARLIDNIELK, from the coding sequence CACGATCAACAAAGGCACGCGCTGCGTCTTCGTGCCCACCATGGGCGCCTTGCACGAGGGGCACGCCGCGCTCGTGCGTGCCGCGCGTGAGATCGCCGGTCCGAATGGCAATGTTGCCGTTAGCCTTTTCGTCAACCCGCTCCAGTTCGGCCCCGGCGAAGACTTTGCCAAATACCCGCGCACCCTCATCGAGGATCTCGGCCTCTGCCGTGACAATGGGGCGGACATGATCTTCGCTCCCAAAGCCGACGAGATTTACCCATCCGATCGCAGCATCGTGCTTCACGAGACGAGCCTCTCATTGGCTCTTTGTGGCACCAGTCGGCCCGGCCATTTCGACGGCGTCTGCACCGTGGTGGCCAAGCTCTTCAACCTCGTCCAGTGTGATGACGCCGTGTTTGGTAAAAAGGACTACCAGCAGTTCGCCATCATCCGTCGTCTCGTGCGCGATCTCGACTTCAATGTCGTCCTCCACGCCATCGACACCGTGCGCGAAGCCGACGGCCTCGCCATGAGCAGCCGCAATCGTTATCTGAATCCCGAAGAACGTGCCCAGGCTCCCGCGCTCCGTGCCGCGCTCGTTGCTGCTCGTGACTCGTGGAAAAACGGCGAGCGTGAACCCGCCGCGCTGCAAAAGCTCATCACGAATCACATCCAGCAGCACGCTCCGCTGGGTCGCATCGACTACGTCTCCGCCGTCGATGCCACGACCCTTCAGCCTGTGTCCTCCACCACAGAGCTCGTTGTCATCGCTGTTGCCGTCTTTTTCGGTTCCGCCCGTCTCATCGACAACATCGAGCTCAAATAA
- a CDS encoding PSD1 and planctomycete cytochrome C domain-containing protein: MIRLAFITLLVATAVHAAPTDFAKDVFPVLQRACFECHGSEKQKGDLRLDTASAKHLEIGPDLLRRVALSKEDKEAMPKRGDRLTAAEINHLRDWINSGAQWPDKIETLKHWSYVPPTRPPLPAIQNKSWPKTDLDHFILAKLEANKLAPSPEATPETLIRRLSLDLTGLPPTPQEVADFVAAVAKEKSPQSSVLSPQTPKLSTEHSALSTSTVAPLTAYESLTNRLLNSPQFGPRWARPWLDLARYADSHGFQRDDLREVWAWRDWVVNALNANMPFDQFTLEQIAGDLLPNATPDQIIATGFHRCTPTNVEAGTEPEESRINQVIDRVNTTGAVWLGTTLECAQCHNHKYDPITQRDYYSLLAYYNNTEKEAERANPSTPGSIRFNGTPFKISDPGRETQRQQLAAQLKTLDAQITARQQQFTGSGGQRGNPAASRSGQIDSAKPVQALKPTAFITESDAESELQSDGSVLLTGPVPDKDTYTFEAELKGGELSGLLLEALTHASIAGDGPGRGGANRPNFVLHTFDCALTTPDGKTQPLKFSAAHADYSQNGYAVTTLIDKTGKKAWAIGQRFGEPHWAAFELAKPVSIPTGTKLSIRMEQNFGNGLVMGCLRISSITGDVVACLPAVEEPAPVVTKRGKGKAAATPKSKDPELAKFERQKTALQKQITALDAPTTEIMRELPQPRMSAIFKRGVYTDPADPVTPTVPAIFNSKPQGPSNRITLAKWLTSRDNPLVARVTVNRWWAELFGQGIVATLEDFGIKGAAPSHPELLDWLAVEFIDSGWNMKHVLKKIVMSAAYRQSAGQRAKGEEFQSSPESREASGPMPYALGSQLDPANTLLWHGPRFRLDAETIRDNALAIAGLLNLKQGGVPIRPPQPDGLWKKVGGQDYNYVVSPGAEQYRRGLYVVLKRGSPYPSFMNFDASARMACVVRRSRSNTPLQALTLLNDPVYVEATKAFAKRIVTESPSQDLDSRLQHAFRIALARTPQAKEFGVLKSLWEAQFESAKADAQATKELVTGLELPKNLPAAEFAAWYAVASAILNLDECITKG, translated from the coding sequence ATGATCCGTCTCGCATTCATCACGTTGCTCGTCGCCACGGCCGTCCACGCCGCGCCCACGGACTTCGCCAAAGACGTCTTCCCCGTACTCCAGCGTGCCTGCTTCGAATGCCACGGCAGCGAAAAACAAAAAGGCGACCTCCGCCTCGACACCGCCTCTGCGAAGCATCTCGAAATCGGTCCCGACCTCCTTCGCCGTGTCGCCTTGTCCAAGGAAGACAAGGAAGCCATGCCCAAACGCGGCGACCGCCTCACGGCCGCCGAGATCAATCATCTGCGCGATTGGATCAACTCCGGTGCCCAATGGCCCGACAAAATCGAAACGCTCAAGCACTGGAGTTACGTCCCGCCCACACGTCCGCCACTTCCCGCCATCCAGAACAAGTCCTGGCCCAAAACCGACCTCGACCACTTCATCCTCGCCAAGCTCGAAGCCAACAAACTCGCCCCATCGCCCGAAGCCACTCCCGAAACTCTCATTCGCCGCCTGTCGCTCGATTTGACCGGCCTGCCTCCGACTCCGCAAGAAGTAGCCGATTTCGTGGCTGCTGTGGCGAAGGAAAAAAGTCCTCAGTCCTCAGTGCTCAGTCCGCAGACTCCGAAACTGAGCACTGAGCACTCGGCACTGAGCACTTCCACCGTCGCTCCCCTCACCGCGTACGAATCCCTCACCAACCGCCTCTTAAACTCACCGCAATTCGGTCCCCGCTGGGCACGCCCATGGCTCGATCTCGCCCGCTACGCCGACTCCCACGGCTTTCAGCGCGATGATTTGCGCGAGGTCTGGGCCTGGCGCGACTGGGTGGTAAACGCGCTGAATGCCAACATGCCCTTCGACCAGTTCACCCTCGAACAAATCGCTGGCGACCTGCTCCCCAACGCCACGCCCGATCAAATCATCGCCACCGGTTTCCATCGCTGCACGCCCACGAATGTCGAAGCTGGCACCGAGCCCGAGGAAAGCCGCATCAATCAAGTCATCGACCGCGTCAACACCACCGGCGCTGTCTGGCTCGGCACCACGCTCGAATGCGCCCAGTGCCACAACCACAAATACGACCCCATCACCCAGCGCGACTACTACTCCCTCCTCGCTTACTACAACAACACCGAGAAAGAAGCCGAGCGCGCCAATCCCAGCACACCCGGCTCCATCCGCTTCAACGGCACCCCGTTTAAAATTAGCGATCCTGGACGTGAAACGCAGCGCCAGCAGCTCGCCGCTCAATTGAAAACGCTCGACGCTCAGATCACCGCACGTCAGCAGCAGTTCACCGGCTCCGGAGGCCAACGCGGAAACCCGGCCGCCTCACGTTCTGGCCAAATCGATTCCGCCAAACCCGTCCAAGCCCTCAAGCCCACCGCCTTCATCACCGAAAGCGACGCCGAGTCCGAACTGCAAAGCGACGGCAGCGTCCTTCTAACCGGCCCTGTGCCCGACAAAGACACCTACACCTTCGAAGCCGAGCTCAAGGGGGGCGAACTCAGCGGATTGCTGCTCGAAGCCCTCACCCATGCCTCCATCGCGGGCGATGGACCCGGCCGCGGCGGCGCGAATCGTCCCAACTTCGTCCTCCACACCTTCGACTGTGCTCTCACCACGCCCGACGGCAAAACGCAGCCCCTCAAATTCAGTGCTGCCCACGCCGACTACTCACAAAACGGCTACGCTGTCACCACTCTCATCGACAAGACCGGCAAAAAAGCCTGGGCCATCGGCCAGCGCTTCGGTGAACCTCACTGGGCCGCCTTTGAACTCGCCAAACCCGTTTCCATCCCCACCGGAACGAAGCTTAGCATTCGCATGGAGCAGAATTTCGGCAACGGCCTCGTCATGGGCTGCCTGCGCATCTCCAGCATCACGGGTGATGTCGTTGCATGCCTCCCTGCCGTCGAAGAACCCGCGCCCGTCGTCACCAAACGTGGCAAAGGCAAAGCCGCCGCCACGCCGAAATCCAAAGATCCCGAACTCGCCAAATTCGAACGCCAGAAAACCGCGCTGCAAAAGCAGATCACCGCGCTGGATGCCCCCACCACCGAAATCATGCGCGAACTCCCGCAGCCGCGCATGTCTGCCATCTTCAAACGCGGTGTTTACACCGATCCGGCTGATCCCGTCACTCCAACGGTTCCCGCCATCTTCAATTCCAAGCCCCAAGGCCCGTCCAATCGCATCACCTTGGCGAAATGGCTCACCAGCCGCGACAATCCGCTCGTCGCACGCGTCACCGTGAATCGTTGGTGGGCCGAGCTCTTCGGCCAGGGCATTGTCGCGACGCTCGAAGACTTCGGCATCAAAGGCGCGGCCCCAAGTCATCCCGAACTTCTCGACTGGCTCGCCGTCGAGTTCATCGACAGCGGCTGGAACATGAAGCATGTGCTCAAGAAGATCGTCATGAGCGCGGCTTACAGACAAAGTGCAGGGCAAAGAGCAAAGGGCGAAGAGTTCCAATCCAGTCCCGAATCGCGCGAAGCGTCTGGCCCTATGCCCTACGCCCTTGGCTCTCAGCTTGATCCCGCCAACACTTTGCTCTGGCACGGCCCCCGTTTTCGCCTCGATGCCGAAACCATCCGCGACAACGCCCTCGCCATCGCTGGTCTGCTCAATTTGAAGCAGGGCGGTGTTCCCATCCGTCCGCCACAGCCCGATGGACTCTGGAAAAAAGTGGGCGGACAGGATTACAACTACGTCGTCAGTCCCGGAGCCGAACAATACCGACGTGGCCTCTACGTTGTGCTCAAACGCGGTTCGCCCTATCCGAGCTTCATGAACTTCGATGCCAGCGCACGTATGGCCTGTGTGGTGCGCCGTTCGCGCAGCAACACACCGCTCCAGGCGCTCACGTTGCTCAACGACCCCGTTTATGTCGAGGCCACCAAGGCCTTCGCCAAACGCATCGTCACTGAATCGCCGAGCCAGGATCTCGATTCGCGGCTGCAACATGCCTTCCGCATCGCCCTGGCACGCACGCCGCAAGCCAAAGAGTTCGGCGTGCTCAAATCTCTCTGGGAAGCCCAGTTTGAATCCGCCAAAGCCGACGCGCAGGCCACGAAAGAACTCGTCACCGGCCTCGAACTCCCGAAAAATCTGCCCGCCGCCGAATTCGCTGCCTGGTATGCCGTGGCGAGCGCGATTCTCAATCTTGACGAGTGCATCACGAAGGGTTGA